From a single Daphnia pulex isolate KAP4 chromosome 2, ASM2113471v1 genomic region:
- the LOC124188392 gene encoding uncharacterized protein LOC124188392 isoform X2, protein MLVVQVLTAVLALSCYCDFSAYGNDLYIEASSSSPRNDLTTLTSGITSSVLSGLGDSDLKALTTDFQIGKTSISDTETALSTVWTTGLPSSTIISISVPEIISNPEGIGKNETLATEPTTILSSSTEETTVTSNIETSTTTAVKSSGTSQVALISTNEETSTSDTSPTADQSSATVTAPESTIPTTPTIYSFTNPSLAMITTSSTIEISTTTAVISSGTSQVTSISTNESPSDTSPSTDWTIADLTTPEMTLSTTSGIFPTVSDSYTDQSSTEVSIPMTKITSTPEYTSENGPLSTEPTTNSSPSTEETTVTFNMETSTTTTVISSETSQVTSISTNEITSTSDTSPTTDWTSTAVTTPGSAPPTTPFCECDSLKLVLGTVLVGNSWFAVPLNSTTSNPECGLEKLIGLDVVVEGPTDKDEAFPSIVQNCSSSVDCLDGNDNFFIFNSSVCCENIIILQCSNYIFKMTPQYSTCVGNPDSTDGVIFTLPGPDAAPENVTVLDTGSDWITMTWQDLPFCLKTVNSFFMRFNPLDPNALGNNTINIEVPLNCTNRSFVTGVTDFDSKTCPELFSLDPCTNYSVTVEVEVFDMYLSQPSQSVTFNTKPPEDLVTQIGKIESGSDWLTFQWNLSVPQCQMATSGFRLNLTNSRNNSYGTYDCKLNTPPSVDSKFVFNTSSNDCGESVNVAACSDYDIAVIPKVFDLLYDGSPGSALGRTTCETIKAFIASIDSGSDWISFNWTTSVEDCRKVLTGFWLSIASTEQPEKQDSFQFISMNDCYCNLKEDQAIMFNTSKACNSWINPGIFPCSEYEIIIVPQFFNSFNGSTGPLNKTDTLPDDKMTPVTQNIGAGKNWISFEWQASLNTCRDAVTGLWISMKPSTSNERLCSLESTSDKFITFNTSSVCFNETLSPCTPYTFEIKLDINGKIGQFSMVIEMTTPGDDATALISNHKYGVKWISFWWQSSVPECQRFVTGYQLNVTDLFNGASQFKNLSRNCSIIISEQREFIFNSILNCTELVISPCSNYLISLAPVFRINDRTVINGVSAFIEIGTQSGEEGEIVNPKVISQGTNSLTLGWNEPKCRNLIYYNVTVMPNWKSEPRTYLKITPDCLDKDPSGNVSVILNATTCQNGYKFVSCAPYNIKVLPVYQLSSANEDLVGWANDTQTLPFEYEAAVSDLTVQNVGTRWISISWPIPPCRVNVSEWILSQTESDKISLPPDCPAKFDGNYLTLNISDTIVCSGSNYSIEFVPIIPCTNYTLGMNVKYPNWEVQNGSDNVISKITEVEPPGEVLHVTGNGTSNGIFLEWEEPRKNPQCVRGYQISWDDKQIVTTKTQYFLEGLEPCSRFPVRVNALPDSSIKESRIPYYVSTDSVAPAPIASEINVVKQQNGWTRNVSWLKPKVDDCISGYNINVIKTTSTEVVYNSTIYGKDKTWITLSEEFEQGNLYNISISSFCSFKEPISASDYVFHSFTWDSASNPTLPFAIVCGIVFPILALAIICSVVLIRKSSIFASERFSDDTRSTPSIHNKALNSRRPVMIKELRCTIQWLDANSNYELSKEYEMVKSLTDKMATCTVAQLPENRVKNRYSDILPYDHSRVKLTTVPPLLDYINASFISDYAGNRAYIASQGPKPSTIGDFWLMCFEQNVKVIVALTMLEERGKIKCAQYWPSTESCEFGDFYVKLTKEVIGDDYTTRDFLVSKISSNGSIAPKFIKQMHFTVWPDFGCPEYPEQLVNFIQAMRKESIYLNDKYRVNSPIVVHCSAGVGRTGTLIALDLLMEQARCKKIVDIVHTVLKLRKDRDRMVQTEGQYHFLYKCIYAYARNELQLSKLITKSTSNSTMFCETYDDIPLTPLSFFQKNPFANHYSRKSSFATV, encoded by the exons ATGCTGGTAGTGCAAGTGTTGACTGCCGTGTTGGCCCTTTCATGTTATTGTGATTTTTCAGCATACGGGAATGATCTTTACATTGAggcatcatcttcttctcctagAAATGATCTCACCACTCTTACTTCTG GCATCACGTCTTCAGTTTTGAGTGGATTGGGAGATAGCGATTTAAAGGCACTCACaacagattttcaaattgGTAAAACATCCATATCAGATACAGAGACGGCATTGTCAACAGTTTGGACTACAGGACTACCTTCATCGACTATCATCTCCATTTCCGTGcctgaaattatttcaaatccTGAAGGAATCGGTAAAAATGAAACCCTCGCGACAGAACCAACAACTATTTTATCATCCAGTACTGAAGAGACCACAGTAACATCTAATATTGAAACCTCAACGACAACCGCTGTGAAATCTTCTGGCACGTCACAAGTCGCCTTGATTTCAACCAATGAAGAAACATCGACTTCAGATACTTCGCCTACAGCTGATCAGTCCAGTGCTACTGTCACGGCACCGGAAAGTACAATACCAACTACTCCGACAATCT ACAGCTTCACGAACCCGTCATTGGCTATGATCACCACATCGTCTACTATTGAGATCTCAACGACAACTGCTGTGATATCTTCTGGCACGTCACAAGTCACCTCGATTTCAACCAATGAATCGCCTTCTGATACTTCGCCTTCAACCGATTGGACGATTGCTGATCTCACGACACCAGAAATGACACTTTCAACTACCTCGGGAATCT TTCCGACGGTCTCAGACAGCTACACGGATCAGTCATCGACTGAGGTCTCCATTCCTATGACTAAAATTACTTCAACTCCTGAATATACCAGTGAAAATGGACCCCTCTCGAcagaaccaacaacaaattcatCACCCAGTACGGAAGAGACCACAGTAACATTTAATATGGAAACCTCAACTACAACTACTGTGATATCTTCCGAAACTTCACAAGTCACCTCGATTTCAACCAATGAAATAACATCGACTTCTGATACTTCGCCCACAACCGATTGGACGAGTACTGCAGTCACGACACCGGGAAGTGCTCCACCAACTACCCCATTCT GTGAATGCGATTCCCTGAAACTAGTATTGGGAACGGTACTAGTGGGAAATAGTTGGTTTGCTGTTCCACTCAACTCAACTACTTCTAACCCAGAATGTGGTCTTGAAAAGCTTATTGGGTTAGATGTGGTCGTTGAAGGTCCCACCGACAAAGACGAAGCATTCCCTTCAATAGTTCAGAATTGTTCTTCGTCAGTCGATTGCTTGGATGGAAAcgacaattttttcatttttaactcGTCAGTCTGTTGCGAGAACATAATCATCCTTCAGTGTagcaattatatttttaagatgACTCCACAATATTCTACTTGTGTGGGAAATCCTGATTCCACTGACGGTGTAATTTTTACTCTGCCAG GTCCCGATGCGGCCCCTGAAAATGTTACAGTGCTTGATACGGGAAGTGACTGGATCACAATGACTTGGCAAGATTTACCGTTTTGTTTAAAAACagtgaattccttttttatgcGATTCAATCCTTTGGATCCCAATGCTTTGGGCAACAACACCATAAACATCGAAGTTCCTTTAAACTGTACGAATAGATCGTTCGTCACTGGAGTGACCGATTTCGATTCCAAGACGTGTCCAGAATTATTTAGTTTGGATCCTTGTACTAACTACTCCGTTACCGTCGAGGTGGAAGTCTTTGACATGTATCTGTCTCAACCAAGTCAAAGTGTCACGTTCAACACCAAACCAC CGGAGGATTTGGTAACGCAGATAGGAAAAATCGAATCGGGTTCGGATTGGCTGACGTTTCAATGGAACTTATCCGTGCCGCAATGTCAGAtggctacttccggttttcgaTTAAATTTGACCAATTCACGGAATAACAGCTATGGAACATACGATTGTAAATTAAACACCCCTCCATCAGTTGATTCCAAATTCGTGTTCAACACCAGCTCTAATGACTGCGGTGAAAGCGTGAATGTGGCGGCTTGTTCTGATTATGACATAGCCGTCATTCCCAAAGTTTTTGACCTATTGTATGATGGATCTCCCGGCAGTGCATTGGGAAGGACAACAT gtGAAACTATAAAAGCCTTTATTGCTTCCATTGATTCCGGCTCCGATTGGATTAGCTTCAACTGGACAACTAGTGTTGAGGATTGCAGAAAAGTCTTGACTGGATTCTGGCTCAGTATCGCCTCCACAGAGCAACCAGAAAAACAGGATTCGTTTCAGTTTATATCCATGAATGACTGTTACTGTAATTTGAAAGAAGATCAAGCAATCATGTTCAACACTAGCAAAGCTTGTAACAGTTGGATCAATCCTGGCATCTTTCCTTGCTCTGAGTATGAAATCATTATAGTCCCACAGTTCTTTAATAGTTTTAATGGAAGTACTGGACCTCTCAACAAAACTGATACACTTCCAG ATGACAAGATGACGCCAGTAACACAAAATATCGGAGCTGGCAAAAACTGGATCAGTTTCGAATGGCAAGCCTCATTAAATACCTGTCGCGACGCTGTTACTGGTCTCTGGATTTCTATGAAACCTAGTACGTCGAATGAGCGCCTTTGCTCACTCGAATCTACTAGTGATAAATTTATCACCTTCAACACGAGCTCAGTATGCTTCAATGAGACCTTATCTCCGTGTACACCTTACACTTTTGAAATCAAGCTGGACATAAACGGAAAAATAGGACAATTCAGCATGGTCATTGAAATGACGACTCCCGGAGACGATGCTACTGCACTTATCAGTAACCACAAGTACGGCGTGAAATGGATAAGTTTTTGGTGGCAGTCTTCTGTTCCCGAGTGTCAACGTTTTGTTACGGGATATCAGTTAAACGTCACAGATCTTTTTAACGGCGCGTCTCAGTTCAAAAATTTATCTCGAAACTGCAGTATAATTATCTCGGAGCAACGTGAATTTATCTTTAACAGCATTTTAAACTGCACTGAACTTGTTATATCCCCTTGTTCAAACTACTTAATTTCTTTAGCACCAGTATTTCGTATTAACGATCGGACGGTAATCAATGGTGTCAGCGCATTTATTGAAATAGGAACTCAATCAG gagaagaaggtgAAATTGTGAATCCGAAAGTAATTTCTCAAGGAACAAACTCGCTCACATTGGGCTGGAATGAGCCAAAGTGCCGCAATCTTATTTACTACAATGTTACTGTGATGCCTAACTGGAAATCAGAACCAAGAACATACTTGAAAATTACCCCCGACTGTCTTGATAAGGATCCAAGCGGAAACGTATCTGTGATACTAAATGCAACTACGTGCCAAAATGGTTACAAGTTCGTTTCATGCGCTCCATATAACATCAAAGTGCTGCCCGTTTACCAGTTGTCAAGCGCCAATGAAGATCTTGTTGGATGGGCAAATGACACGCAAACACTTCCTTTTGAATACGAAGCAGCCGTTAGCGACTTGACTGTTCAGAATGTTGGCACACGGTGGATATCAATATCGTGGCCAATTCCGCCCTGTCGAGTAAATGTTAGTGAGTGGATTCTTTCACAAACTGAAAGCGATAAAATTAGCTTACCTCCAGATTGCCCGGCAAAGTTTGACGGAAACTATTTAACTCTTAATATCTCAGACACTATAGTCTGCAGTGGTAGTAATTATTCGATAGAGTTTGTCCCTATTATCCCGTGCACTAACTACACTCTTGGAATGAATGTCAAGTACCCCAATTGGGAAGTTCAAAATGGAAGCGATAatgtaatttcaaaaatcacCGAAGTTGAGC CACCTGGAGAGGTACTTCACGTGACGGGGAACGGTACGAGTAATGGCATTTTTCTGGAGTGGGAGGAACCGAGGAAGAATCCACAATGTGTTCGTGGCTATCAAATCAGTTGGGATGATAAACAAATCGTTACTACAAAGACGCAATACTTCCTTGAGGGTTTGGAGCCGTGTTCCAGATTTCCAGTAAGAGTAAATGCTCTCCCGGATTCTTCAATAAAGGAGAGTCGCATTCCTTACTATGTCTCCACAGATAGTGTCG CTCCCGCGCCTATAGCATCTGAAATCAACGTAGTCAAACAGCAAAACGGTTGGACGCGTAACGTATCGTGGCTCAAGCCTAAAGTAGATGATTGTATTTCAGGATACAACATCAATGTTATAAAAACA ACATCAACGGAAGTTGTTTATAATTCGACAATCTATGGAAAGGATAAAACATGGATTACGTTGAGCGAAGAATTTGAACAGGGAAATTTATACAATATTTCGATATCTTCCTTTTGCTCTTTTAAAGAACCAATTTCCGCGAGCGATTATGTTTTTCACTCATTCACTTGGGACTCGGCATCAA ATCCGACTCTACCCTTTGCGATAGTTTGTGGCATTGTATTCCCCATTCTAGCGCTCGCAATTATTTGCTCTGTTGTGCTCATTCGTAAAAG TTCTATTTTCGCTTCAGAAAGATTTTCCGATGACACCAGATCAACACCAAGTATTCATAATAAAGCTTTGAATAGTCGAAGACCTGTTATGATCAAAGAATTGAGATGCACAATCCAGTGGTTAGACGCGAACTCTAACTACGAATTGAGCAAGGAATATGAAATGGTAAAGTCCTTGACTGATAAGATGGCAACTTGCACTGTGGCTCAATTACCTGAAAATCGAGTCAAGAACCGCTACTCCGACATCCTTCCAT ATGATCATTCTAGAGTCAAACTCACAACCGTTCCTCCTTTATTGGATTACATCAATGCATCGTTCATATCG GACTATGCTGGAAATCGAGCCTACATTGCCTCACAAGGACCTAAACCATCGACGATTGGAGATTTTTGGCTTATGTGTTTTGAGCAAAATGTTAAAGTTATTGTTGCACTAACAATGTTAGAAGAGAGAGGAAAG ATAAAATGTGCTCAATATTGGCCATCAACCGAATCGTGTGAATTTGGTGATTTTTATGTTAAACTGACTAAAGAAGTGATTGGGGATGACTACACCACGCGAGACTTCTTGGTTTCTAAA ATATCCAGCAACGGAAGCATCGCTCctaaatttataaaacagATGCACTTTACTGTATGGCCAGATTTCGGCTGCCCAGAATATCCAGAACAGCTCGTCAACTTTATCCAAGCAATGCGAAAAGAGAGCATTTATCTGAACGACAAATACCGCGTCAATAGTCCCATAGTTGTCCATTGCAG TGCTGGAGTTGGAAGAACCGGAACTTTGATAGCATTAGATCTTCTCATGGAGCAAGCTCGCTGCAAGAAAATAGTCGATATTGTGCACACGGTTCTTAAATTACGTAAAGATCGCGACCGAATGGTCCAAACAGAG GGACAGTATCATTTTCTCTACAAATGTATCTATGCTTACGCCCGTAATGAATTACAGTTGAGCAAGTTAATCACAAAGTCAACTTCAAACTCGACCATGTTCTGTGAGACGTATGATGATATTCCGCTtactcctctttctttttttcagaaaaatccGTTTGCCAACCATTACAGCCGCAAATCTTCATTCGCCACGGTGTAA
- the LOC124188392 gene encoding uncharacterized protein LOC124188392 isoform X1, whose translation MLVVQVLTAVLALSCYCDFSAYGNDLYIEASSSSPRNDLTTLTSGITSSVLSGLGDSDLKALTTDFQIGKTSISDTETALSTVWTTGLPSSTIISISVPEIISNPEGIGKNETLATEPTTILSSSTEETTVTSNIETSTTTAVKSSGTSQVALISTNEETSTSDTSPTADQSSATVTAPESTIPTTPTICNFNNSFTNPSLAMITTSSTIEISTTTAVISSGTSQVTSISTNESPSDTSPSTDWTIADLTTPEMTLSTTSGIFPTVSDSYTDQSSTEVSIPMTKITSTPEYTSENGPLSTEPTTNSSPSTEETTVTFNMETSTTTTVISSETSQVTSISTNEITSTSDTSPTTDWTSTAVTTPGSAPPTTPFCECDSLKLVLGTVLVGNSWFAVPLNSTTSNPECGLEKLIGLDVVVEGPTDKDEAFPSIVQNCSSSVDCLDGNDNFFIFNSSVCCENIIILQCSNYIFKMTPQYSTCVGNPDSTDGVIFTLPGPDAAPENVTVLDTGSDWITMTWQDLPFCLKTVNSFFMRFNPLDPNALGNNTINIEVPLNCTNRSFVTGVTDFDSKTCPELFSLDPCTNYSVTVEVEVFDMYLSQPSQSVTFNTKPPEDLVTQIGKIESGSDWLTFQWNLSVPQCQMATSGFRLNLTNSRNNSYGTYDCKLNTPPSVDSKFVFNTSSNDCGESVNVAACSDYDIAVIPKVFDLLYDGSPGSALGRTTCETIKAFIASIDSGSDWISFNWTTSVEDCRKVLTGFWLSIASTEQPEKQDSFQFISMNDCYCNLKEDQAIMFNTSKACNSWINPGIFPCSEYEIIIVPQFFNSFNGSTGPLNKTDTLPDDKMTPVTQNIGAGKNWISFEWQASLNTCRDAVTGLWISMKPSTSNERLCSLESTSDKFITFNTSSVCFNETLSPCTPYTFEIKLDINGKIGQFSMVIEMTTPGDDATALISNHKYGVKWISFWWQSSVPECQRFVTGYQLNVTDLFNGASQFKNLSRNCSIIISEQREFIFNSILNCTELVISPCSNYLISLAPVFRINDRTVINGVSAFIEIGTQSGEEGEIVNPKVISQGTNSLTLGWNEPKCRNLIYYNVTVMPNWKSEPRTYLKITPDCLDKDPSGNVSVILNATTCQNGYKFVSCAPYNIKVLPVYQLSSANEDLVGWANDTQTLPFEYEAAVSDLTVQNVGTRWISISWPIPPCRVNVSEWILSQTESDKISLPPDCPAKFDGNYLTLNISDTIVCSGSNYSIEFVPIIPCTNYTLGMNVKYPNWEVQNGSDNVISKITEVEPPGEVLHVTGNGTSNGIFLEWEEPRKNPQCVRGYQISWDDKQIVTTKTQYFLEGLEPCSRFPVRVNALPDSSIKESRIPYYVSTDSVAPAPIASEINVVKQQNGWTRNVSWLKPKVDDCISGYNINVIKTTSTEVVYNSTIYGKDKTWITLSEEFEQGNLYNISISSFCSFKEPISASDYVFHSFTWDSASNPTLPFAIVCGIVFPILALAIICSVVLIRKSSIFASERFSDDTRSTPSIHNKALNSRRPVMIKELRCTIQWLDANSNYELSKEYEMVKSLTDKMATCTVAQLPENRVKNRYSDILPYDHSRVKLTTVPPLLDYINASFISDYAGNRAYIASQGPKPSTIGDFWLMCFEQNVKVIVALTMLEERGKIKCAQYWPSTESCEFGDFYVKLTKEVIGDDYTTRDFLVSKISSNGSIAPKFIKQMHFTVWPDFGCPEYPEQLVNFIQAMRKESIYLNDKYRVNSPIVVHCSAGVGRTGTLIALDLLMEQARCKKIVDIVHTVLKLRKDRDRMVQTEGQYHFLYKCIYAYARNELQLSKLITKSTSNSTMFCETYDDIPLTPLSFFQKNPFANHYSRKSSFATV comes from the exons ATGCTGGTAGTGCAAGTGTTGACTGCCGTGTTGGCCCTTTCATGTTATTGTGATTTTTCAGCATACGGGAATGATCTTTACATTGAggcatcatcttcttctcctagAAATGATCTCACCACTCTTACTTCTG GCATCACGTCTTCAGTTTTGAGTGGATTGGGAGATAGCGATTTAAAGGCACTCACaacagattttcaaattgGTAAAACATCCATATCAGATACAGAGACGGCATTGTCAACAGTTTGGACTACAGGACTACCTTCATCGACTATCATCTCCATTTCCGTGcctgaaattatttcaaatccTGAAGGAATCGGTAAAAATGAAACCCTCGCGACAGAACCAACAACTATTTTATCATCCAGTACTGAAGAGACCACAGTAACATCTAATATTGAAACCTCAACGACAACCGCTGTGAAATCTTCTGGCACGTCACAAGTCGCCTTGATTTCAACCAATGAAGAAACATCGACTTCAGATACTTCGCCTACAGCTGATCAGTCCAGTGCTACTGTCACGGCACCGGAAAGTACAATACCAACTACTCCGACAATCTGTAATTTCAATA ACAGCTTCACGAACCCGTCATTGGCTATGATCACCACATCGTCTACTATTGAGATCTCAACGACAACTGCTGTGATATCTTCTGGCACGTCACAAGTCACCTCGATTTCAACCAATGAATCGCCTTCTGATACTTCGCCTTCAACCGATTGGACGATTGCTGATCTCACGACACCAGAAATGACACTTTCAACTACCTCGGGAATCT TTCCGACGGTCTCAGACAGCTACACGGATCAGTCATCGACTGAGGTCTCCATTCCTATGACTAAAATTACTTCAACTCCTGAATATACCAGTGAAAATGGACCCCTCTCGAcagaaccaacaacaaattcatCACCCAGTACGGAAGAGACCACAGTAACATTTAATATGGAAACCTCAACTACAACTACTGTGATATCTTCCGAAACTTCACAAGTCACCTCGATTTCAACCAATGAAATAACATCGACTTCTGATACTTCGCCCACAACCGATTGGACGAGTACTGCAGTCACGACACCGGGAAGTGCTCCACCAACTACCCCATTCT GTGAATGCGATTCCCTGAAACTAGTATTGGGAACGGTACTAGTGGGAAATAGTTGGTTTGCTGTTCCACTCAACTCAACTACTTCTAACCCAGAATGTGGTCTTGAAAAGCTTATTGGGTTAGATGTGGTCGTTGAAGGTCCCACCGACAAAGACGAAGCATTCCCTTCAATAGTTCAGAATTGTTCTTCGTCAGTCGATTGCTTGGATGGAAAcgacaattttttcatttttaactcGTCAGTCTGTTGCGAGAACATAATCATCCTTCAGTGTagcaattatatttttaagatgACTCCACAATATTCTACTTGTGTGGGAAATCCTGATTCCACTGACGGTGTAATTTTTACTCTGCCAG GTCCCGATGCGGCCCCTGAAAATGTTACAGTGCTTGATACGGGAAGTGACTGGATCACAATGACTTGGCAAGATTTACCGTTTTGTTTAAAAACagtgaattccttttttatgcGATTCAATCCTTTGGATCCCAATGCTTTGGGCAACAACACCATAAACATCGAAGTTCCTTTAAACTGTACGAATAGATCGTTCGTCACTGGAGTGACCGATTTCGATTCCAAGACGTGTCCAGAATTATTTAGTTTGGATCCTTGTACTAACTACTCCGTTACCGTCGAGGTGGAAGTCTTTGACATGTATCTGTCTCAACCAAGTCAAAGTGTCACGTTCAACACCAAACCAC CGGAGGATTTGGTAACGCAGATAGGAAAAATCGAATCGGGTTCGGATTGGCTGACGTTTCAATGGAACTTATCCGTGCCGCAATGTCAGAtggctacttccggttttcgaTTAAATTTGACCAATTCACGGAATAACAGCTATGGAACATACGATTGTAAATTAAACACCCCTCCATCAGTTGATTCCAAATTCGTGTTCAACACCAGCTCTAATGACTGCGGTGAAAGCGTGAATGTGGCGGCTTGTTCTGATTATGACATAGCCGTCATTCCCAAAGTTTTTGACCTATTGTATGATGGATCTCCCGGCAGTGCATTGGGAAGGACAACAT gtGAAACTATAAAAGCCTTTATTGCTTCCATTGATTCCGGCTCCGATTGGATTAGCTTCAACTGGACAACTAGTGTTGAGGATTGCAGAAAAGTCTTGACTGGATTCTGGCTCAGTATCGCCTCCACAGAGCAACCAGAAAAACAGGATTCGTTTCAGTTTATATCCATGAATGACTGTTACTGTAATTTGAAAGAAGATCAAGCAATCATGTTCAACACTAGCAAAGCTTGTAACAGTTGGATCAATCCTGGCATCTTTCCTTGCTCTGAGTATGAAATCATTATAGTCCCACAGTTCTTTAATAGTTTTAATGGAAGTACTGGACCTCTCAACAAAACTGATACACTTCCAG ATGACAAGATGACGCCAGTAACACAAAATATCGGAGCTGGCAAAAACTGGATCAGTTTCGAATGGCAAGCCTCATTAAATACCTGTCGCGACGCTGTTACTGGTCTCTGGATTTCTATGAAACCTAGTACGTCGAATGAGCGCCTTTGCTCACTCGAATCTACTAGTGATAAATTTATCACCTTCAACACGAGCTCAGTATGCTTCAATGAGACCTTATCTCCGTGTACACCTTACACTTTTGAAATCAAGCTGGACATAAACGGAAAAATAGGACAATTCAGCATGGTCATTGAAATGACGACTCCCGGAGACGATGCTACTGCACTTATCAGTAACCACAAGTACGGCGTGAAATGGATAAGTTTTTGGTGGCAGTCTTCTGTTCCCGAGTGTCAACGTTTTGTTACGGGATATCAGTTAAACGTCACAGATCTTTTTAACGGCGCGTCTCAGTTCAAAAATTTATCTCGAAACTGCAGTATAATTATCTCGGAGCAACGTGAATTTATCTTTAACAGCATTTTAAACTGCACTGAACTTGTTATATCCCCTTGTTCAAACTACTTAATTTCTTTAGCACCAGTATTTCGTATTAACGATCGGACGGTAATCAATGGTGTCAGCGCATTTATTGAAATAGGAACTCAATCAG gagaagaaggtgAAATTGTGAATCCGAAAGTAATTTCTCAAGGAACAAACTCGCTCACATTGGGCTGGAATGAGCCAAAGTGCCGCAATCTTATTTACTACAATGTTACTGTGATGCCTAACTGGAAATCAGAACCAAGAACATACTTGAAAATTACCCCCGACTGTCTTGATAAGGATCCAAGCGGAAACGTATCTGTGATACTAAATGCAACTACGTGCCAAAATGGTTACAAGTTCGTTTCATGCGCTCCATATAACATCAAAGTGCTGCCCGTTTACCAGTTGTCAAGCGCCAATGAAGATCTTGTTGGATGGGCAAATGACACGCAAACACTTCCTTTTGAATACGAAGCAGCCGTTAGCGACTTGACTGTTCAGAATGTTGGCACACGGTGGATATCAATATCGTGGCCAATTCCGCCCTGTCGAGTAAATGTTAGTGAGTGGATTCTTTCACAAACTGAAAGCGATAAAATTAGCTTACCTCCAGATTGCCCGGCAAAGTTTGACGGAAACTATTTAACTCTTAATATCTCAGACACTATAGTCTGCAGTGGTAGTAATTATTCGATAGAGTTTGTCCCTATTATCCCGTGCACTAACTACACTCTTGGAATGAATGTCAAGTACCCCAATTGGGAAGTTCAAAATGGAAGCGATAatgtaatttcaaaaatcacCGAAGTTGAGC CACCTGGAGAGGTACTTCACGTGACGGGGAACGGTACGAGTAATGGCATTTTTCTGGAGTGGGAGGAACCGAGGAAGAATCCACAATGTGTTCGTGGCTATCAAATCAGTTGGGATGATAAACAAATCGTTACTACAAAGACGCAATACTTCCTTGAGGGTTTGGAGCCGTGTTCCAGATTTCCAGTAAGAGTAAATGCTCTCCCGGATTCTTCAATAAAGGAGAGTCGCATTCCTTACTATGTCTCCACAGATAGTGTCG CTCCCGCGCCTATAGCATCTGAAATCAACGTAGTCAAACAGCAAAACGGTTGGACGCGTAACGTATCGTGGCTCAAGCCTAAAGTAGATGATTGTATTTCAGGATACAACATCAATGTTATAAAAACA ACATCAACGGAAGTTGTTTATAATTCGACAATCTATGGAAAGGATAAAACATGGATTACGTTGAGCGAAGAATTTGAACAGGGAAATTTATACAATATTTCGATATCTTCCTTTTGCTCTTTTAAAGAACCAATTTCCGCGAGCGATTATGTTTTTCACTCATTCACTTGGGACTCGGCATCAA ATCCGACTCTACCCTTTGCGATAGTTTGTGGCATTGTATTCCCCATTCTAGCGCTCGCAATTATTTGCTCTGTTGTGCTCATTCGTAAAAG TTCTATTTTCGCTTCAGAAAGATTTTCCGATGACACCAGATCAACACCAAGTATTCATAATAAAGCTTTGAATAGTCGAAGACCTGTTATGATCAAAGAATTGAGATGCACAATCCAGTGGTTAGACGCGAACTCTAACTACGAATTGAGCAAGGAATATGAAATGGTAAAGTCCTTGACTGATAAGATGGCAACTTGCACTGTGGCTCAATTACCTGAAAATCGAGTCAAGAACCGCTACTCCGACATCCTTCCAT ATGATCATTCTAGAGTCAAACTCACAACCGTTCCTCCTTTATTGGATTACATCAATGCATCGTTCATATCG GACTATGCTGGAAATCGAGCCTACATTGCCTCACAAGGACCTAAACCATCGACGATTGGAGATTTTTGGCTTATGTGTTTTGAGCAAAATGTTAAAGTTATTGTTGCACTAACAATGTTAGAAGAGAGAGGAAAG ATAAAATGTGCTCAATATTGGCCATCAACCGAATCGTGTGAATTTGGTGATTTTTATGTTAAACTGACTAAAGAAGTGATTGGGGATGACTACACCACGCGAGACTTCTTGGTTTCTAAA ATATCCAGCAACGGAAGCATCGCTCctaaatttataaaacagATGCACTTTACTGTATGGCCAGATTTCGGCTGCCCAGAATATCCAGAACAGCTCGTCAACTTTATCCAAGCAATGCGAAAAGAGAGCATTTATCTGAACGACAAATACCGCGTCAATAGTCCCATAGTTGTCCATTGCAG TGCTGGAGTTGGAAGAACCGGAACTTTGATAGCATTAGATCTTCTCATGGAGCAAGCTCGCTGCAAGAAAATAGTCGATATTGTGCACACGGTTCTTAAATTACGTAAAGATCGCGACCGAATGGTCCAAACAGAG GGACAGTATCATTTTCTCTACAAATGTATCTATGCTTACGCCCGTAATGAATTACAGTTGAGCAAGTTAATCACAAAGTCAACTTCAAACTCGACCATGTTCTGTGAGACGTATGATGATATTCCGCTtactcctctttctttttttcagaaaaatccGTTTGCCAACCATTACAGCCGCAAATCTTCATTCGCCACGGTGTAA